ACGGCTGGACTCGACCGACAACGTCGGGACCGAAAATCATCGCACCGAAACGCTACAATCATTATAGAGACGCAATATCTACGTAGAGAGATGGGATTTGGCTACATTTTTTCACTTGACCAATCTACTCTCATTAACTAATCTTGAGATTAGTTGGTTATCTGTCAATTATTCAAGCCCGTTCCCAAAagggaaataaatacttattttttaagaaagcaatttcaagttaaaaatcatgtgcttacacaaataatttttctatcaatatggatcttgtttgatagatctcattgagatctttaatacagtgccaaaaaattgaaaagttatttttcatttacattattttttagtttgaaaatgtgaaataagtacttattttttaagaaagtgttttGGAATGGGCTATTTACCATTCAAATTCTACCAACATTTTTACAACTTAGAGAAATATCAGTCATTAGTGGAGAAAAGTTTAGGAGGAAAATATTGGGTTTAACTGATGCACTAACGGATTTAATTACCAGATTCCAATCCCAGGGGCTTAACTATGTTAATGATGTTCCAATGGATTTATGGCCCGGTCTTCCCTTTTTCCGTCCTAAACCATTTATTCCGTAAAAACACGTAACAAGATTCAAAACTCACAGTACCATATTATAAATAGATATACTTAAGGAGGTGAGTTCCGAACTACCTCTCGTCCAGCAAAATGgtttttggagtggttcggaAAGAGATGGTGGCGGGTCAGAGTGACGGCGGAGCTCGgctggaggaggtggtggtgattgTGTTGTGAGCTTGGCTGGTGGTATTCGGGTGGTGAGAGGAgttcggtggtgttggtggaagGTGATGAGACGTGGCGGCGGTTGGTGGAGGTGAGAGGAGTGGAGCTACGGCGGTGAGAAGGAAATGGAAGCAGgctgcccctctctctctctctctctaagtggGTGTTGGCTGGGAACAAGAGAATGAAATGGAATTGGTACTGgtcccgttcggctaaataagctaactggtttatttttttattattatttaaattttttttgtatttgttagtttttcatcatttttttgagattattgcatcgtcgtaacgagaggaatctaaaaagtaaaaaattattatcgaaatcctattttttttgaataaagacgaaaaattgacttattggcttatttttgtctttattcaaaaaaattagatttcgatcgtaattttttctttttagattctttttatcatgacgatgcaataatcctaAAAAGAttaacgaaaaattaacaaatacaatttttttaaataagaacaaaaaaataaatcagttGACTTAAATTAGCCGAACAAAaataggttttgggtttttgcCTAAGGGGTATTAACATGTGGGTAATTATGTGGTGTTGTATTGGGAGGGAATTGGGGAGTAAAATGTGGGATTTGGTTTCccctttgtctttttctcttttttttttttcactcagcCGAAAtgtaagagcatgtacatcagttGTGAGCAAAAATAACTATGAACAGTACATTTTACCTACCCATTCTCATCGAAAATCTCATTCCACTTGCAGCAGCCTCTCTACTTTACCCCATCCTAAACTggcaaaaaatattataatagatacaaataatattataatattatactccctccgtcctaaaatgattgtccggtccgcaaatcggagtgataaaaataatgcaattttttcaagaaaaaattcaaacttttttcacaaattaaaaatactcattgatatctagtaagttgttaaaaaacttttgattttttcttgcaaaaattgtattatttttaacattccgttttgcggaccggacaaacattttgggacggaaggagtagtagAGAAAGGGAACCAGTGAGAATAAGAGAGTGCGAGGAAGGTGAGAGAAACAAATAATATTATAATAGATACATTGTGAACAGTGACTCGTTATATACATCGAGCATTTTTTGTGAAGGAACAATGGCTACCAGTTTGCCGAAGCTGGTGCAACCTGTTTTTGTGTCCtaaattaggtaaaatacctaaaaGTGATCCGGAgcaacacacgcacacactcgAACAATTTCTCGCCGGACACGTGCGCACACGACAGATTACAGAATAAGGTTTTGtatgacgacataaataatttttcgagcaaaaataatattttattttaataatactaataataataattatatatagagttaggttccggtgagggatccttcattttattaaaatgcgggactccccttcccgattgaatttcgatgatccgagcagctcaaagtgatcagaatgtgattttaagggtccccgggagaaatcagcaaaaaaaatgaccggaaagggcttcatccgaacagttttcattgaacggttcgaattttcaaaatttgatcgaaaaatgaaagtcccAGAGATCTCTCACTttaaaattcctatatatatatatatatatatatatatatatatatattaaaatatcgGGTCTTTACATTTTTGGTATGAATATGGCAGCTACTGctcttaaaagaaaaaaaacttgtggAGACAGTGGAATGCTTTTCTTGCTTGATTGCATCCCTCGTATTTAGGCGACgtttttttaaacttataagtttagaatttattttagtattttttattttttattagtttttagACCTAATTTTAGGGAttaattgaaaaagtataaaaatatataccgatataaaaaaatttcaaataagacGGCACTTAAGCTCTAAAAGACAGCTGTTTAATACTTTTTCGTcgtttttttgctaagcaataCTTTTTCGTtgttagtgaatttttttttcttttgccataattttgtactttttaaacccctcttgtcaagacgaatgagtaattcaaaaaaaaaatcacacaaatttaacaaaaattcaaaaaaaatacgaacaaaacacacaacgAAGAAAGTTGAGGAGAACTCAGGCttcgttccagaaaccttcttaaaaaataagtagcttatttcatattttcaaactaaaaaataatgtaaatgaaaaataattaaaaccgtattaaagatcttgatgagatttattaaacaagattcatattgattggaaaattatttgcggtaaacacattatttttaaacttaaaattaccttcttaaaaaataagtactctctccgtccttttttttgtgtccagtattccattttgagctgtcccttaataagtgtccattttgtaaagttaggagggtaaaagttggtgtattgtctattttgtccttaaaagtagattttattttgaaaagtttgtgagtaaaagtgtaatgatgatggacaagcagggaaagtggaggaaaaaattgatgtaaaaagtgtaatgatgatgtctttttaataagttagagttacgaaataggacacttaaaaagagacgaaaAGAGTACTTATTTTAAGTTTCGGAACGAGACCTCAGCCTTTTATGCTTTGTTATCTTTTGACAGGAAACCTTGTCCCACGAAGATAAGAAAGTGGCAAAGTGCTAGCTAGTCAGACTGCAAACTGCCAAACTCCCGTCCCGTCCCGTCCcgtcccctcccctcccctcccctcgaAACAAGACCAGAAAATTTTCCATAACTCACCTCCCATTAAAGAaagccatatctctctctctctctctctctctctctccaaaaacaaaaaaaaaaaaaggaaaagaaaagaaattgaaggCCTTAGGAAAAGAGGTCACATTCCCTCCATCTCAAGGGAACAATGTCCCTCAACTATCTGTTCACAATTGTCTTTCTGGCCTTTCCGCTCACAGTAGTGCCAGCACTTCCGGTACTTCCGGAGCCGGATCCGGCTTCCATCCAACCCTTCTCGGTAACCCCATCGCTGGCAGCCACCATACCGGCGTTCCCTGAGCAATCTGACGTCGCCGGCTGCCCCCTGGACCTCCCCGACGAGCTCTTTCACGGCGTCAGATCCGCATGCGCCGTCAGATCCCGATCGAGTGATCAGCTCCTCCGGAGCAGGTGCTGCCCGGTTCTCGCCGCCTGGCTCTACTCCGCCTACTCGGAGACGGCTCTGGGAATTAGACCCAACAGGGTGCCCCAAACAGCGTCGTCGTACGACCTCCCCCTCCTCCCCGACGACTCGGAGACCTGCGTGGTCGGCTTCCGAAAGGCTCTTAACGACAGAGGCATAGAATTAGCGGAGCCAAACAAGACCTGCGACATGGCGAGCTGTTATTGCGGCATAAGATTGCACCCGCTGAGCTGCCCGGCAGCGTTCACCGTGTCGGAAAACGGGAAGCTCATCGGTGATCGTAAGAGTGTTaagagattggagagagattgcTCCGCTGGTCCGGGCCTTGCTGGGTGTTCCAAGTGCTTGAACAGTCTCTACAAGGTACTACTACAATGCGCAATGGGTATCAGTTAAATGAATTAAGAAGAAAGATAGCCAATTAATTTTCGAATTGGGAAAGTGTTCTTGTTGCCTTTCGCTGTGCCCACGCATTCTCGCCATGGACAATTGTGTTCACGGGTCTAGAGTCTAGTGCCTAGtggtgtttttttccttttttgtttcgaCTGTGAGAGTACCAGATAAAATTTTTCCACCGGCGATAGaaagtcttattttttttacctccacatttttttattctacCGTATATTTATTACTGATCtgaatcgtttattttgtagactTCACTTAGAAGTGTAttcgttcaaaaaataaacttgatcgaaCATTAACAGAAgtactaaaaattaaaattttctttgtaaaataggtagtttatttttattattattaacaGAAATTAGatcgtctattttataaatcaaaatttaaattttaatatatctaTCAATTTctaatcaagctgattttttacatgataATTTATATTGCgagtcttaaaatatgaacggtaCAAATCACAATAATAGACGatagtgaaaaaataaaattttacaccgatggtaaataaaatttattctctgGAACCAGCTTACACGGGCCTACTCGGTTCAGTGGGAGTACTACGCGCCAAATTTAGATGGCTATATATGGCACGTGCCTCTGCTGCGGCTTTTGCTAGCAGAAGTCATGAGTGGGACGtggttgccttttttttttttttttttctttcgggaGAATGTTAGGCTCCTTTTGTTTCTACGTTTTactcattttttgttgtttggccagatgaaacaaagtaaaacatttttcatcatTAGGCACAAatgtttttctctattttttccctAAGTTATTTTCGTTTTCCATCATTCTTTGAAGATGAATTATTTTCGTTTTCCATCATTCGTTAAAGATGAAATTCAGAAAAGTCACTGCCAACCAAATCCAAAACTATCACACCCAATTATACTCATatactaaggccccgttcccgaaaggaaaataagtacttatcttttaaaaatgctatcttttaaaaatgcaatttcaagctcaaaaattatgtgcttacgtaaataatttttctatcaatatgaatcttgtttgatagaactcattgagatctttaatatggtgcaaaaaaaaaattaaaaaattattttttatttacattatttttaaatttaaaaatatgaaataaatatttattttttaaaaaggaattctggaacggagcctaagcaCTCCATGCATTACTTGTCCATAATTATATCCCGCCCTAGAGCATCAGTAATGGTCAAGATGTCTCATCAATCAAAGGATGTCATCGTTTAAGTAGAAGTCATTGGGTGATTTTACTTCTGGGATAATGCAGTTCTCAAATCAGCCATGTTATAATCACACACGACAATTTTGACAACCCATAGTGGTTTTGTTTATGGAACTTTGGCTATGTTTGTTTACCTGCGCGAACAGGTAACTTGTATTCGTATGAAAACTAACAAAAAGATCGGTAACTAAACTCCCTGCTGTTCaaaacatcaaaagagaaaaaactaaTCTGCCTTAAGGACATGCATGGATCTTCGGTCTTGTTTGTTGGTTGATCATAGATATGTGGTTATGTATAATCACATTCTTGGTTTCATAGTAGCCAAACAATGAACGTATAGTATAGAGATCATAAAAAACACACTCAACCTCTGGACTCGCCAGCTTATCCAGACACACACAAACAAGGCCGACACAAGGCCAGCACCAACCAACCCCCAAAGTGAAACACAACAGGCAAAAACACCAAGGACAACACTAGTACTACAAAGCTAAGCAAAACAGCCTCCTACCGAAGGACAAAACTCTCACGGGAATATTCCAGGCAAGGCAAATCCCTTTAGCTTCCTCTGTACTATACATATGCATGCCAAGACCATAGCCCATCAACATTAGTTAGTAGATATTGTTAGTTGATTCCATTTTTAAACCACGAATTTAGTGGCTCCAACCAATGCTCTTGAATCCTATGTACTTTCCCATCCCTTGTTTATATTGAACGATTGAATAAAGGGGCCAATGACGACATAATTATGCCCAGGCTCATTGCTTGTCTCTGATCTAAATGCAGCTGAAGGAGCACAAAACTGGAAATACAAGCAAATCCGAGGACAGGACGAGCAAAATGCACGATAGAGACTGTGAAGTAATGGGCTTGACTTGGCTACTTGCAATGAACCGGTCCGCTTACATTCACACTGTTTCTTCAGTCCTGAGAGCCATCATGATGGGAACGGACGGCTCCGATCCTCACTCTTGCAGTCTTAACATTGACGGAATGCCCCTAGCTGTTGATTCTTCTGAGGTTGACGTCCAGTCTTCATCAAACACCCTCCATTTACCGGATGTTCTCTCTGCAATATTGATTTCATTGCTTTGCACGAGCCTGATTGTATCAACCGCCAAGTTCTAACGGCTCCATTCTCTGCGTTACTACCGTGTATTTTCCGATTTCTAGTTTATCAGCAGTTattgtcattcttttttctGGAACAA
This DNA window, taken from Rhododendron vialii isolate Sample 1 chromosome 8a, ASM3025357v1, encodes the following:
- the LOC131335877 gene encoding uncharacterized GPI-anchored protein At4g28100, translated to MSLNYLFTIVFLAFPLTVVPALPVLPEPDPASIQPFSVTPSLAATIPAFPEQSDVAGCPLDLPDELFHGVRSACAVRSRSSDQLLRSRCCPVLAAWLYSAYSETALGIRPNRVPQTASSYDLPLLPDDSETCVVGFRKALNDRGIELAEPNKTCDMASCYCGIRLHPLSCPAAFTVSENGKLIGDRKSVKRLERDCSAGPGLAGCSKCLNSLYKLKEHKTGNTSKSEDRTSKMHDRDCEVMGLTWLLAMNRSAYIHTVSSVLRAIMMGTDGSDPHSCSLNIDGMPLAVDSSEVDVQSSSNTLHLPDVLSAILISLLCTSLIVSTAKF